The nucleotide sequence AACGTTATCACCATTGGTGCTATCTATGGATGGCTAAGCTGTGTAAAAACTGAAGGAACACTGAGCAGATCCTCCGAGTCTCTTGGCTTCAATGCAATTTGCAATATAGTCATTAAAATGCAAATTCTAATGCTATATATCTCTATATAAAATTGCGATGTTTTAGACTTTGGgctcttaacatgctatacatatAGAATACTGAACTTACCAAAGGGAATGCTGAAGAAAGGGTTGTATAAAGCATGTTCTGCTGCAGTTCTTTGTGCTGGATCATCATGAAGCATACTATAATTTAAATAATGGGAGGGGGAAAAATTGTCAAGTATTCTTCTAAGCGGAATAAATAAACATTATAAACAACTATCGGCATCTTTTCAGTTGGCTGTGAACAGTGATTTTCTTGTATCCAATGATGGACTCTTATGAATTTCTAATACCACAGTACGGGTTTTTGGAACAAATGTTAGGACTGATGTTTTTTCTTCTGTGATGTAGCATAATTAGGAGTGCTGCCAAATTGAAACATAGCACTGTTTGTTTTAAGAAAGATATGAAAATACATGGCCAGTGTAGACTTGCCCAAATCCAAATGGAAATGAAACCTACTTTTAACAAGGAAAAGATCTTGCTTATGATCAAAAAGGATTTTTCTGGTCATTTATAATCACCATTAATGCAAATTATCACTGGGATTTTTAAAATCATTTATTTGCTTCAATTTGGGATTGAGTTGCATTTAAATCTCCTTGTGAAAGGTGTCTGACACTGCACCTCTGAATCCTGGGgccagaaacaacaacaacttgcagcatTTTATAGCACCTTTTTTTaactagtaaaacgttccaaggtacttaacaggagcattatcaaacaaaatttgacaccaagccacacgagGAAAAAttggggtagatgaccaaaagcttggtcaacgttaggtttttaaggagcaataaggtggcagatggaataatgTGAGGCTattttcactttggtaggaagagtagaaaaacagaatattttttaaatgggaaGAAACTTAAATATTGGTGctcagagatttaggtgtcctcttgACAAAGTTAGCATGCGGGtataacaagcaattaggaaggcatgttgacatttattgcaagggggttggagtacaacagtaaagaagtcttgttacaattgtacagggagttggtgagaccacacctggagtactgtgcacagttttggtctccttatctgaagaaggatatacttgccttagaagtggtgcaacgaaggttcactggactgattcctgggatgagaaggttgtcctatgaggagagattgagtaaattgggcttatactctatggagtttagaagaatgagaggtgatctcattaaaacatacaaaattctgagggggattgacaggattgaTGCTGGAGagccgagaactagggggcatattcaaGGTAAGGGGTTGATCATTTAAgacttgagatgaggaggaatttccaagggctatggatgctgaatcgatgagtatattcaaagctgagatagctagatttttggactctaagggaatcaaggaatatggagatcgggcagaaaagtggagttgaggccgaagatcagccatgatcttattgaatagcggaacaagctcgtggggctgtatggcctactactgctcctaattcttgtgtttttctcttaaaggaggagaggtttaaggagggaattccagagcttcagctGAAAGCATGCCTGCCACTGGTGGCgtgattaaaatcagggctgctcgaggctagaattggaggagtgcagatatcttggagggttatagggctggaggaggttacattgatagggaggggcaaggccattgagggatttcaaaaccaggttgagaattttaaaatctactAACCATGGGAAAATCCATATTGAGGAGACAGTCAGGTAGGTTTTTAAAATGAGACAGCAAGTTACAGGCCAGATGCCTGGAGATGGAAGTTAAAATGCAGATTTTACAATAAGATTTAACAATAAAGACAGGTAATGCCAAAAACTAGCACGTCAACCCACAGAAAAGATCGGGCATTTGGCTtattattttctatttttcaaaGAGATAAATGAGATTGAGTGGGATTTGACTTGACTGTTGTGTGTTCACATTCTGTCTGAGAAATTAGTTTTAACAATTCATATCTGGCCTTGTCTGACCAAATGTTTCTCAATCTGCCTTCAGAAGAACTAGAGAAGCAATGAGCTGGCTTGTGGGAAACACAAATATCTAGTTCCGATTACAAGGGATCCTACTGATATGCCCACGGATACACTCTTGTATTATTAGATATTGGGCTATTCTAGCTCGGTCCCATTTATAAGAGTGGTCAGTACTGCTGCACCCAAAATAAGATCTAAAAGCAGATCTGTAGCTtctaacaattttttttaaaaagtctatTTTGATCACGGGTTGAACTCCATCATCATCGGTAAGTACACAAAATATCTGCTATATTCTTGAAACACAGTCCATATTTAGATTTTAATAACCCGTTACACAAATTGAGTTACTTAAAAATCCTTGCTATTTGAAATCTTAATTATAGTAAAATTCACATACTTTGAAGTACAGTTAATTATTGTATGTATGTGAGACAATGAGTCGATTTGAAATGCAATAAAGACATCCAGATTGGGTCAGACTCTCAttcggagttagaaggttgtgggttaaagcccCGCTCCAGtgtcttgagcatataatctagactgATAAGTGAGTATAGTCCAGAGGAAGTGCTGTACTATCGAAAGCTCCACCTTTCGGATaaaatttgaagagcaggggagttctcctggtgtcctaatCAACATTTATCCTGTCCAACAGCATTAATAAAAAGATTATCTAgtagttatctcattgctgtttgtaggaccttgctataTGAAAATTGGCTGTCATTTTTGTCTACATATCAACAATGATTGCACATCAAAATACTTTATTGGTTGTGAGGCATTTTTGGGATGTTTTgaagatgtaaaaaaaaaattagtaaCTTTCCTATTTCGTGGCATGTTTTGCCCAGCAGTGAATATTTGTGAACATTAAGACTCTGGCTGAACTAACATCAGTCGTCGTCGTCATCCCATTAGACTTTAACATTCTTACTCACCTCTTTTCCACTGTCATGTACAAGAAAGATTTAATTCCTGTTCCCACTTAAGACACACACATGTACAAACTTTTTTATTTAGACTATGTGGACTAAAAATCCATTGAAGAAATATAATCAGTTTTCAGAAAAAGGTACTTGTTAGTATTGTTTCAAGGTGCTTGATAAATATAATTTACCTTTTGATAACATCTCTGAGGTGATAAACTGGGATAGCCGAGTAAACCATATCTTTACTTGCAAAAATAGAATCGATGATGGCAGAACTGTTTGCCTAGACAGAACAAAATGGAAACATTTAGATCCGAGCAAAAGTTCCAAATGTAAACCTAATGAGATTTAGATTATTTAtgaatcttttaaaaaaaaaaaaaaattgtggaaGCATTTTTCTCATATCATGTTCCCACATTTTGAGCTATGAAAActctctgggggagaaattcgtaagggacgctaaagggtttgcagctgtGAGTGCCGGCATtagcgccgctcggcaaattcagcgTGCTTACCGGCAGGGCTGTGGAGTATCACCCGGGAGTGTAGCGTCGGAGTGCAACGTCACTGCTATCAAAATGGATGCAAAATTTGGTTTGCGCCACACCTGTAgcgacaccgccagagaaagctggcgtgcagagctgtcctggggcgctcagggaaggaatgactgcatgaggtaagtgtgattgatttttttttgccatttcactttatttagggtgagtaatgtataggaaTTGTTTTTTGTTCAGATTCTTttatttttgcagggaggcctctcctagggcactacgaagccggctctttttAGAACGAGATATTCGGTTGCTCACCTGGCCTAGAGCCCCaagagaagtgtggaatgcttcccttagctCTCTACTCCACTGCCGGGGCACAACAACTGAATTTTGTAGCTCCCGTCGCAAACCATTTTCTGGCGCTAAATTTAGTGACTGCCCAACATTAGAGCCTTAAGAACTTTCCAACCAAACTTCTAGCCCTACATGTATATCTGTGTAAGAAAAAGGAAAACCTGGGCACGTTTTCAGGAAATGCAGAACCTTCTGACCGACAAAATTGGGGCAATACCCTTACCACATGAAATGTCAATCCAAAGCTGTGAACCATAACTTTACATTCTACAATTACAAGTGAGAAATTGCCACATTAATGCTTGGACTTGCGCTCTTCAACTTACTCCAGTTACATCCCATCTTGTGGACAGATTCTCTCTATCCCAACTCACCCCTCCATGAATCCCACATTCAAATCCATAGAATTATGATGAGGGACAATCAAATCCTTGGCCTTCCAACAGGAGGGGGAATTGGATATGAATCTGCAGATAATTCTGAGAAAGTGAGGAGCAAAATACATttttttgtatttaaaaaaaaaaaaaaaattaactttcAGTACTATTTTCTAACCTGAAGAAGCTGGTCGTTTACTCGCTCCGACACTTGGCAACATAGCGAGCTGCACAGCAACAATGGTTTCTGTCCTTCTGGGAGAAGTATTTCAATTTGCCACGATGGTGAGGCTGAGCTCAAGAACTGGGGTAAATTCAGGATGCAAACTCCTTGCTCTACAACTTTGTCATACAGTATGAGGGCATGATGCAAAGTTTGTAATGTTTTTTCAGCATTAACAAAGCAAAAGTTTTGCACAAAGATTGCACAAGCACTACATCTGGAGATGGAGGAAAAGTGGGTGCATTGGCACGTGGTGCATAAATGGCAGAATGAGACTCATATCGTGATCTCTGCTATATTTTTGTAGATCTCTCATTTTAAGAAGGGACTAATTGTCACATTTCTTTGTATTTATTTTTATGCATCTAGCCTTGAGGATCAAAATGTGATGATTTGAACAAACAAAGTAACTGAGGCAGTGGACTGAGTCTGCACACTCTTGGACATTCTATTCCGCCTCCGCCTGGTGGATCTCAAATTTTAATTCTGCAACTCTGATCGAGATTGAAATGTATATTTCTTGCTACAATTTTCTGGATGTATAATTGAACTTAGTCACTTTGTAAAATAAGGCAGCAATGAAGCATGGTAGGCATCTTGCATCTTTAAAATCGCCAGACTCGCGTGTGTATAAAATGCACACTTTTTCTGGATTCAACCAGTTACCCAATGAAGAAAGTCAGGCACACCAGGTTGTATTGATGATTGTGAGCTATCTTGCTCTTCTCAGGCTTAATGGATGGATGCGTACTCTGGACCTTCAGGTAAAGTTGGTAGGAATCTGGATTGCTTAAAGCACTTGCACAATGGAAGGCTATTTTCTCTCCTCACGCCCCACAGGTTACTTGTGACAATCGGGGTTGGCATAACGCCTATTTCAGGCCCTCTTCCGATATTGGATCATGACTGATCTCCGCATTCTGCGGTCAGTTTTCTCGGGAAGGCTGCAGCCATCTTTAAAGGGAGCGCTGGAGGGTGCCACCTAGAAGGTAAGTAAAACATTTTTAACTTGCCTGAATATGGAGCCAAAAGGAAtgggagtgctcctcctggctccagatTAAAACTGTGAGCCACTATCCATCACCACTTGCCCAGTTACATCCCATCTGTTAATTTGTGAACAAATTCACAAAATTGGTGGTAATATGAAGCTGCTGAAGGAAAGTGAAGTATTTTCTTTCTCTCACCCAACCCCTAAATTCTCAATTTTTCTCTCGCTTTGTAAActgaaacatttaaagtaattgatcgaggggatttgaggaaaggttttcacccagagggtggtgggggtctggaactctctgcctactcGAGGTAGAAGCCCTCTCCACATTTAAAGTATTTGGACGTGCATTTGATGTGCTATGATTTACAAGGctgcggatcaagagctggaaagtgggattaggctggatatctctgCCGACTGGAACAACacaatggtccaaaatggcctccttccgtgctgtaaatttctatatgatatggtggtgggagggggcctggggcctgttttttttttttttacttggtctgtttctgtgctgtaaattccatcgGTCCAACTGGTGTATAGCGATTTATTGTAGTTGCAATTTATATTTCTGAATGCATGAAAAACACTTGCATTAAATATTTTTGTTACCTTGCCAGTTCGTGTTGTACAGCTCATTTTAAATGTCAAGGCCTAATTAGATGCCCAAGAAATTGTTTGATTCTTACCTTCCATTGTGGAGATTTGATGGTCTCCTTCAGTTTCATTCCTGAGAACATTTCCAGCAGAATTATTCCAAGACTCCAAATATCAACTGCGGTTGTGCATTCTGTATTGCTTTCCAACCCCATCTGTGCTAGGATATTATGCAACTCTGCTTCAGGAGCTCTGTAACCATCTGTCTGAATATATTTGACATCCTATACAGAGTATGCAAACAAAGATGGAATATCTTAGAATTATGATTAAGTAAATTTAGTCACTGTACCCTTAAGTGGATCAAGTAGGCAATCTCCAGTATTCCTTTAAGCAACAGTTACTGTAGTTCAATaacgcgccttgggacattttactacattaaaggcgctatataaatgcaagttcgggtTTAATTGGAAAATCCACTTTGTCCAAGAAGTCAACTGTCCATGTGCCAAACTGCTTAAACAATAAATCCTGCAACACTTGCTAACTTTTTGACTATCTACCACTTAAAAGTTTAAGCTGTATTTGTACAAGATGTGCTACAACTTTACTTGGAGGATACATTAGATTGCATTTGCTGCATCGCTGATTTGTAATTACTTAAAATATCTGGATAGCAGAATCCAAGACGTTCATACTCTGCATTTCATTCATAGTGATTTCAAGTGATTCAGAGCTGAAGTGATTCCTTAAGTCTAATGCAGCAAACAACTGAAACCTTTGAATTTCATGTAATAACATGAACAGAGTCTTGTTGCTGCAATTTCTTCAGCAcacacccaccctgtcccctcaagAGTTGCCAAGTTCTAGAAATTTCAGCCCTCAACACCCCCCTCCTAATAAAAAAAAACACGTTTTTCAATCTGCTATTTACCCCAATGAAAAGTGCTAAAATCATGGCTTTAAACACTTTGAGCTGCAGTGTGATTGTTGAATTCTATATGGCTTAGGCCATTATAGAAAATATAAAGTTAAGTATTTAAGTGCAATTCTGGAAATCTTGAATTATGCATCATTGCTTATAATTGCTCTCAAGCTGCTAACAGCTTCCCTGGCATCTTGTCATTGTCAGTTTCTGCACTCTCCCTTGCTGCAGAAAAGGAAATGACAGATCAGGTGAACTTCTCTGCAGTTACCTTATTTTTAAAAAAGCATTCAAGAGCTAGATGGAAACGAACACTATTGTATTTAATCAGTCTGGTTACACGTGTTTGGTGTTAAGAGCATTGAGCAAGGGTTTTATCAATGTTTTTAGCTGACGTTcaaacatttatgctccactccaacATTAAGGAACTCTCGCTTCACAATTTACCTGATTTCCCTCTTGGAAGCTAAGCCCAAAGTCAATGAGTTTAAAGCATTCTTCCTCCGCACTCCAGAGGATATTACATGGTTTGAGGTCTGCATGTACGTAACCCTCGCGGTGAATAAAAGCTAGCGCATTCAGAACATCCCGTGCACAGTGCTGGATCATCCACATTGAATGGCCTCGATTAATGGAGTTTAGCAGCAGCTCAGAGACACTGGCATCCAACAATTCCAGCAAAATGCAGTTACAACGTTGGTTTGTGTAGGATGAGTTAGAAAATCTCCCGTATAAAGTCACTGGAAGTAGAAAGAGGAAATTGTATATTAAACCACTTGGAATAGGATATACAATTACTGTTCTACAACTATTGCTACATACTTCCTTTTCAAAAGTAACACAACATGGAGTGCAGAAAACTTGAAACAAACTCCAGTGACTTACCGCTACTTATTCTGCGCACTGTTTGGAGACCAGTTGAAGTACAAACCTTTTTGGGTCTGCTGTACCTAGAGGAAGCACTGTTACTTTGCCAATGTTTGATAGCATGTTTGGGAACATCTGCCATTTGTATAAACTGGCAACCGAGTGAATATCATCTTTTGGCAATCATGGTTGATCTTAAAGTACAAATATTGCAGTAATCTTCCAAAATGAGTTT is from Pristiophorus japonicus isolate sPriJap1 unplaced genomic scaffold, sPriJap1.hap1 HAP1_SCAFFOLD_856, whole genome shotgun sequence and encodes:
- the uhmk1 gene encoding serine/threonine-protein kinase Kist, which encodes MATYVGARPRPRYRRGGGGGGWYSESERICNNFPPSGIFQANGRLWRAQRCLGKGSSAAVYRVTSGAARAAVKQFIHDTKSDYGFLTESGVLEDLQGHRNIVTLYGRFSNSSYTNQRCNCILLELLDASVSELLLNSINRGHSMWMIQHCARDVLNALAFIHREGYVHADLKPCNILWSAEEECFKLIDFGLSFQEGNQDVKYIQTDGYRAPEAELHNILAQMGLESNTECTTAVDIWSLGIILLEMFSGMKLKETIKSPQWKANSSAIIDSIFASKDMVYSAIPVYHLRDVIKSMLHDDPAQRTAAEHALYNPFFSIPFAPHIEDLVMLPTPVLRLLNVIDDSHLQSEEEYEDVVEDVREECQKFGPVMSLLVPKENPGKGQVFVEFRSASDCKIAQQMLTGRMFDGKFVVATFYPLCAYKRGYLYQTVVTDT